In the Micromonospora narathiwatensis genome, one interval contains:
- a CDS encoding class I SAM-dependent methyltransferase — protein sequence MGKPTRWVTETKPGHSQWYIDRFRRLAAEGADLAGEARLLDAMVPPGARILDAGCGTGRVGAELAARGHRVVGVDADPALIGAARADHPGPRWLVADLAELDLAAQGEPEPFDAAVCAGNVLAFVAPGTERAVLARIAAHVRPDGILVVGFGTDRGYPLTEFDADAVSTGLHLEHRFATWDLRPWRDDADFAVTVLRKPVG from the coding sequence ATGGGTAAGCCGACCCGCTGGGTGACCGAGACGAAGCCGGGGCACTCACAGTGGTACATCGACCGGTTCCGGCGACTCGCCGCCGAGGGAGCGGACCTGGCCGGCGAGGCGCGCCTGCTGGACGCGATGGTCCCGCCGGGCGCGCGGATCCTGGACGCCGGCTGCGGCACCGGCCGGGTCGGGGCCGAACTCGCCGCCCGTGGTCATCGCGTCGTCGGCGTGGATGCCGACCCGGCGCTGATCGGGGCGGCGCGGGCGGACCACCCCGGTCCGCGCTGGCTGGTCGCCGACCTGGCCGAGTTGGATCTGGCCGCCCAGGGCGAGCCGGAGCCGTTCGACGCCGCCGTGTGCGCCGGCAACGTGCTGGCGTTCGTCGCTCCGGGCACCGAGCGGGCGGTGCTGGCCCGGATCGCGGCGCACGTCCGCCCGGACGGGATCCTGGTGGTCGGCTTCGGCACCGACCGGGGCTATCCGCTCACCGAGTTCGACGCCGACGCGGTGTCGACGGGGCTCCACCTGGAGCACCGCTTCGCCACCTGGGACCTGCGTCCGTGGCGGGACGACGCCGATTTCGCGGTGACGGTGCTGCGTAAGCCCGTCGGCTGA
- a CDS encoding phosphatase PAP2 family protein — protein sequence MRTATERTVGGRLARLVTEVLAPGVLVTAMPLVVAAQVSHDPWEFLAWGGTALLFCAVIPVGVIVHGVRRGRLSDRHVGDRTQRARPLLTGLASVAVGMVLLAVLRAPAELFAMIVVIFVVGAACTLVNHWWKLSIHAAVAAASTAVLVLLFGPALHVGWLLVTTVAWSRVELRDHTWPQVVAGTVAGVPLAAGTFLALT from the coding sequence GTGCGGACAGCTACGGAACGGACCGTCGGCGGACGACTCGCCCGGCTGGTCACCGAGGTGCTCGCACCGGGCGTCCTGGTCACCGCCATGCCGCTGGTGGTGGCGGCCCAGGTCAGTCACGACCCGTGGGAGTTCCTGGCGTGGGGCGGGACCGCGCTGCTGTTCTGCGCGGTCATCCCGGTCGGCGTGATCGTCCACGGCGTACGCCGGGGCCGGCTCAGTGACCGGCACGTCGGCGACCGTACGCAGCGGGCCCGTCCCCTGCTGACCGGCCTGGCCTCCGTGGCGGTGGGGATGGTCCTGCTCGCCGTGCTGCGCGCGCCGGCCGAACTGTTCGCCATGATCGTCGTCATCTTCGTGGTCGGCGCGGCCTGCACCCTGGTGAACCACTGGTGGAAGCTCAGCATCCACGCCGCCGTGGCCGCCGCCTCCACGGCCGTCCTGGTGCTGCTCTTCGGCCCCGCCCTGCACGTCGGCTGGCTGCTGGTGACCACGGTCGCCTGGTCACGGGTCGAGCTACGGGATCACACCTGGCCGCAGGTCGTCGCCGGTACGGTCGCCGGTGTCCCGCTCGCCGCCGGCACCTTCCTCGCCCTCACCTGA